AAAATACAAATTAAGAAAGCATGTAACCAAATAGCCGAAAGCCGTTGCATAAACTGCTCCCCTTGTCTCAAACAGCTGAATAAGCGGAATATTGAAGGTAAGCTTGCATAAAAAGCCGGTCAGTAAGCTCAGTACCGTGTACTTTTGATAGTTCGTACCTTGCAGAACGGCTGCTGTCACCGAAAATAAAGCGAAAAGAATGGCGACTGGCGCGTATGCTGCCAGTACCTCAGTGCCTAATTCACTGAAACCGTAAAAGGCCGTGTAGAGCGGGCTCGCCAACACGCTCATGCCCATCACAGCAGGAATTATGATGAAGAACAGCCCCTGAAAGGATTGAGTTAAATGCCTCTGGAACAAGCTTGAGTCTCTCTTCATGTACGCACTCGTTATGACTGGAATTAAAGCAATGGATAAAGAAGTCGCTAATGTGTTAGGAATCAAGACCAGCTTCTGAGTGGTAAAGATCAAGATTCCAACTGCGGATTGAATGGCTTCTTTTCCTTGTCCGATGGAAGCCATTGCTCTTGTAAAGGTGAGGTTATCAACCAGCTGGTACATCGACATAGATATCCCAACCATGACGAAGGGAAATGAACTTACGAGTATTTCCTTGAACAATGGAAGTGTTTTAATTTGAAAGGTTCCCCGGTCTCTTCTCAATCGTTCTGCCCTAATACCCTGATCTTTCTTCCAATACCTCCATAGCACAAAGGAGCCTCCTGCAGCACCAACCGCTGCAGCAAAGGTCGCCACACTTACAGCCGTCACAATACTCCCACCCAATACCTTAATGACAACATAAGCCCCAGCCAAGAGGAAGCCAATTCGGACAAGCTGCTCTATAACCTGTGATATAGCCGTAGGTTTCATGTCAGAATGACCTTGAAAGTAACCTCTAAAGACACTCATGCAAGGGATGATGATGAGCGCAAAGCTGACCGCCCTCATGACTGTCGTTATATCCTCTGCGGCAAATCCCCTTCCGCCATAGCTGCTGATGCTAGCAAGGAATGGGGCTAAGCTGTACATCGCTAGAAAGGAAAGGATTCCAGTGATAAGCATTAATTTCACGCTGGCACGAAATAATTGCTGACTAACCCTATATTCCTCTAAGTAATTATATTTCGAGATGCTTTTAGACAGGGCCAGCGGGATTCC
The sequence above is drawn from the Pradoshia eiseniae genome and encodes:
- a CDS encoding putative polysaccharide biosynthesis protein encodes the protein MSSRLMQGAFILTVGSVLSKVLGVLYVIPFNMLLGAEGAGLYSYSYVPYSIFISISTAGIPLALSKSISKYNYLEEYRVSQQLFRASVKLMLITGILSFLAMYSLAPFLASISSYGGRGFAAEDITTVMRAVSFALIIIPCMSVFRGYFQGHSDMKPTAISQVIEQLVRIGFLLAGAYVVIKVLGGSIVTAVSVATFAAAVGAAGGSFVLWRYWKKDQGIRAERLRRDRGTFQIKTLPLFKEILVSSFPFVMVGISMSMYQLVDNLTFTRAMASIGQGKEAIQSAVGILIFTTQKLVLIPNTLATSLSIALIPVITSAYMKRDSSLFQRHLTQSFQGLFFIIIPAVMGMSVLASPLYTAFYGFSELGTEVLAAYAPVAILFALFSVTAAVLQGTNYQKYTVLSLLTGFLCKLTFNIPLIQLFETRGAVYATAFGYLVTCFLNLYFIRYFTGYRYHLLVKRGVGILILSCIMYVAVLALENLLGIAINPEKRFGSILTVIICAGIGAGLYGYLAYRTGLLNKVFDGKIDGVIEKFRLYRKQSR